The following proteins are encoded in a genomic region of Arthrobacter jiangjiafuii:
- a CDS encoding GlsB/YeaQ/YmgE family stress response membrane protein: MIGFIIAGLVIGALARLIKPGKQNLGLLATLLLGLVGSVIGGVIANLLGTGDIWELNVLGFIVAVVAAVLLIGVAESVSGRGKGQVRP; the protein is encoded by the coding sequence ATGATTGGATTCATTATCGCCGGTCTCGTCATCGGCGCCCTGGCCCGCCTGATCAAGCCCGGAAAACAGAACCTCGGCCTGCTGGCCACCCTGCTGCTCGGTCTGGTCGGATCAGTGATCGGGGGCGTCATTGCCAATCTGCTGGGCACGGGGGATATCTGGGAGCTGAACGTGCTCGGCTTCATTGTGGCGGTTGTGGCTGCCGTCCTGCTGATCGGCGTGGCAGAGAGCGTCTCCGGCCGCGGCAAGGGGCAGGTTCGCCCCTAA
- a CDS encoding glycoside hydrolase family 13 protein, whose product MRNPYQPAWWTNAVVYQVYTRSFADTSGDGVGDLPGIIEHLDHLSELGVDVIWLSPIHQSPQYDNGYDISNYRRIDERYGTEEEFDRLLAEVHRRGMKLIMDLVVNHTSDEHSAFVVSASSRSNVSRDSYFWRGPRRGFAPGEPGGEPNNWGSIFGGSAWTYHPGTEQYYLHLFSPHQPDLNWESTRVRQRVFEMMNWWLDRGIDGFRMDAINFISKRPSLPDSPVGAGGMFANGAPSFVSGPRVHEFIQEMMRAVFAYRDADYLVVGETEGVTVDEAVLFTDPLRGELDMVFQFEHMRLDHGPGGKWDYLPMDPADLKTVVNRWQRALSDRGWNSLYLGNHDQPRAVSRFGDDDKYRYESATLLATLQHMQRGTPFIYQGEEIGMTNAGFASLDQYRDLESLAYYGIATRRGISPERILATLNQVSRDNARTPMQWDDGPNGGFTTGTPWIDVNPNYRDINVQADRTAEKSVFRYYQQLINLRHGSKAVSLGDFELMDPGDPKLFAFRRRFGDEELAVLCNVSGEPLPVPQYEPRHRLVLGNYSDPGDPEMLRPWEARIHRLS is encoded by the coding sequence ATGAGGAACCCGTACCAGCCAGCCTGGTGGACCAACGCCGTCGTTTATCAGGTCTACACCCGCAGTTTTGCGGATACTTCCGGAGACGGCGTGGGCGACCTGCCCGGCATCATCGAGCATCTGGACCATCTCAGCGAACTCGGGGTGGACGTGATCTGGCTCTCCCCGATCCACCAATCCCCCCAGTATGACAACGGCTACGACATCAGCAACTACCGCCGGATCGATGAGCGGTACGGGACAGAGGAGGAATTCGACCGGTTGCTGGCCGAGGTGCACCGGCGCGGCATGAAGCTGATCATGGACCTGGTGGTCAACCACACCTCTGATGAGCATTCGGCGTTCGTGGTTTCGGCTTCCTCGCGCAGCAATGTTTCCCGCGACTCCTACTTCTGGCGGGGTCCGCGGCGCGGGTTTGCCCCGGGTGAGCCGGGCGGTGAGCCCAACAACTGGGGTTCCATCTTCGGCGGGAGCGCGTGGACCTACCATCCAGGCACGGAGCAGTACTATCTTCACCTGTTCAGCCCGCATCAGCCGGATCTGAACTGGGAAAGCACAAGGGTCCGGCAGCGGGTTTTCGAGATGATGAACTGGTGGCTGGACCGTGGAATCGACGGTTTCCGGATGGACGCCATCAATTTCATCTCCAAGCGCCCTTCCCTGCCCGACAGTCCCGTGGGAGCCGGTGGCATGTTCGCCAACGGTGCCCCGTCCTTTGTCTCGGGCCCCCGGGTGCATGAGTTCATCCAGGAGATGATGCGGGCTGTTTTCGCCTATCGGGACGCCGACTATCTGGTGGTCGGGGAAACCGAAGGCGTGACGGTGGATGAGGCAGTGCTTTTCACTGACCCCCTGCGGGGTGAACTGGACATGGTGTTCCAGTTCGAACACATGCGCCTGGACCATGGCCCGGGTGGAAAATGGGACTATCTGCCGATGGATCCGGCGGACCTGAAGACCGTGGTGAACCGTTGGCAGCGTGCCTTGTCCGACCGTGGCTGGAACAGCCTGTACCTGGGCAACCACGACCAGCCCAGGGCCGTCTCCCGCTTCGGTGATGACGATAAATACCGCTACGAGTCAGCAACCCTGTTGGCCACTTTGCAGCACATGCAGCGCGGCACGCCCTTCATCTACCAGGGTGAAGAGATCGGGATGACCAATGCGGGATTTGCCTCGCTGGACCAGTACCGTGACCTGGAATCACTGGCTTACTACGGCATCGCCACTCGCCGGGGAATCAGCCCTGAACGTATCCTGGCCACGCTTAACCAGGTCAGCCGGGACAACGCCCGGACCCCTATGCAGTGGGACGACGGGCCCAACGGAGGCTTCACCACCGGAACACCCTGGATCGATGTGAACCCCAACTACCGGGACATCAATGTCCAGGCGGACCGGACGGCCGAAAAGTCGGTCTTCCGCTATTACCAGCAGCTCATCAATCTGCGGCACGGGTCCAAGGCGGTGTCGCTGGGTGACTTTGAGCTGATGGACCCGGGTGACCCAAAGCTGTTCGCTTTCCGCCGCCGGTTCGGGGATGAGGAACTGGCGGTGCTCTGCAATGTCTCCGGAGAGCCGTTGCCGGTACCGCAGTATGAGCCCCGGCACCGGCTGGTGCTCGGGAACTACTCCGATCCCGGTGATCCGGAGATGCTGCGGCCCTGGGAGGCGCGGATTCACCGCCTGTCCTGA